From the genome of Trypanosoma brucei brucei TREU927 chromosome 11 chr11_scaffold01 genomic scaffold, whole genome shotgun sequence:
CACTCATCGTCCATCTTAAAATGGGGCATGGCACCACCTGCGAGGAGATGTTTGTTTTCGTAGTGCGCTCGATCCTCTGCTATCGTCTGCAACGCACAGTTAATGGTGTCATCGAGGTATGGGATAAAATCTCCCCGCAACAATTCACAGATGttggaaagaaaaccaaAACTTTCCTCGCGTAATTGAGGCTGCCGGGTACGCAAATTTTCCGCTACCTGCTccatgaaaaatgaaaggtgTGGCATGAACGTCTCTCTTCCCATCGCTGCTGCCACGACACCAGCCGTTTCCGTCGCTCTCGCACGCAACAGGATCGTCTCCGGTGAGGTCATGGTTAGCGGTGGCTTCAGCAACTCGAGACAGTGTCCCGCATGTTGTTTAAATGAAGCGCACTGGGTTGTCGCTAACGACGCGATGACACCGCACAGCTCGCTTTGCGTCTGTAGCGAACTGCACCCGATTGCCTCCAACACCGCGGGGAGTAAAACTGAAACGTGTGGCTCTACATCTCCTGCCAGGTTTTCGCACAACGTGTCAAGCGCACAGGCAGCTCGGCGCCGGACCGCATCCACCTCATCCCTTAATAACGGCACGAGCATGGGGAACAGTTGCTCATGGTGAGTTAAAATCTCCGGTTGTAAATGTAGGCAAAAGTAGATGAGAGCAAAGGCAGCAGCTTCACGCGGCACAGGCTCGCTATCGCTGAGAAGTTGCTGCGTAAACTCCAAAACGTACCGTACACGGCGCCTCAAATACCCTGGATTACCCTCTGCCAAACAAGCAAGAGCGAGGATCGAAGCTTTTCGCTCCTTGGGACCCACCGCCTGTGGGCTCTGTGCAACCGGTGAAATCAACGGTAAAAGCGCTCCTGTGAAAGACTTCGCGGCAACTTTTGTTGCTATCGTACTAAGCAGGCGAccagcaaacaaacaaggtgGATCCACGTGCAGCATATCCGCAGCATCATTCTCATCGCTTTGAGAGTCATCACAGTTTTCCATGCCCTCCGTATGCGCAACCTCTGGCAGGGAAATTGCGTTGTCCTCACTCATTACTTGCACACAGGCGGAAACAAGGGGCTCCAGCACGGTGGTGGAGACGAATTTTGGCTTCTGATTAACCAAACTTGCAAGCACCTCAGCACAGCTCTGCCGCACACGAGGTTGAATTGCTCCATTGGTCATAACAGAAAGCACCTCCAAAGCCACACTGCGGAGGAGAGCCCCGTGTTTCTTCACACTGAGGTCCTCCACCAGCTGCTCAAGAAGGTCCAACACATCCACGCAAAGATTAGTTTTGGTTTCTTCGGTCCCGCACTTAGTCAACAGCGCCAAGCACTGAGGCACAagctgctgcagcaactGTTCCCACACTTTTGTCTGCCCCCGGATAAAGACAAAGAGCGTACCGACAGCCTTCACCGCCGATCGCTGAACAGCATCTTCCGAATCCAACATGCCTTGAAGCACCGCCTCCACGACGGGCAAGCAATGGGTATCAGCTTCACTCATCACTTCAGCCACACTATAAGCAAGAACCATCGCCAACTCACGCATCTCCGCACGCGGATCGATTACTGCGGCACGAATGGCGTAGTTAAGCTCCGGCCAGCCACCGTCCTCGTCCATTGCATCTGCTTTTGCCACCCGCGTGACAAGATGCGCAAGAGCCAGGCGAACAGCCTTCACCGGCTCACAGCCGAGCTGCTCGAGAAGCGCCCCCTTAAAATCCCCACGTGACTCGGAAGGAATGGTACGCCACAATGACAAAACTTTCTTTCGAAGCAGCACTGCTGCCAGTTGCCGAACTCCCGGTGAAGATCCCTGCACATCTCGAAGCATCACCATCAGTAATGTCAGAGTCGACGGGGTGGTGAGCAACTGCACAACAGACTTTTCCACATTGCGGCGCTCATTGTTGTCAGTTGAGTGTAGGATAACGTGAAGCATCATCTGCAGCTGCTCCCTGCTCACAATACCTTCGGAAGCTGCGGTGGTCATATCTTTAAATACACTAACGCGCTCCTGCTTTCTCCTTTATGTTTGTCCTACCCGCCGCGTGCACCTCTACTCGGGACGTTGTGACTACTATGATCGTgaataataaaagagggaATATAAAGAATCTGATGTAAACGAAGGGACTCCTCGAGG
Proteins encoded in this window:
- a CDS encoding hypothetical protein, conserved (similar to Importin beta-3 subunit. (Swiss- Prot:O74476) (Schizosaccharomyces pombe)); translated protein: MTTAASEGIVSREQLQMMLHVILHSTDNNERRNVEKSVVQLLTTPSTLTLLMVMLRDVQGSSPGVRQLAAVLLRKKVLSLWRTIPSESRGDFKGALLEQLGCEPVKAVRLALAHLVTRVAKADAMDEDGGWPELNYAIRAAVIDPRAEMRELAMVLAYSVAEVMSEADTHCLPVVEAVLQGMLDSEDAVQRSAVKAVGTLFVFIRGQTKVWEQLLQQLVPQCLALLTKCGTEETKTNLCVDVLDLLEQLVEDLSVKKHGALLRSVALEVLSVMTNGAIQPRVRQSCAEVLASLVNQKPKFVSTTVLEPLVSACVQVMSEDNAISLPEVAHTEGMENCDDSQSDENDAADMLHVDPPCLFAGRLLSTIATKVAAKSFTGALLPLISPVAQSPQAVGPKERKASILALACLAEGNPGYLRRRVRYVLEFTQQLLSDSEPVPREAAAFALIYFCLHLQPEILTHHEQLFPMLVPLLRDEVDAVRRRAACALDTLCENLAGDVEPHVSVLLPAVLEAIGCSSLQTQSELCGVIASLATTQCASFKQHAGHCLELLKPPLTMTSPETILLRARATETAGVVAAAMGRETFMPHLSFFMEQVAENLRTRQPQLREESFGFLSNICELLRGDFIPYLDDTINCALQTIAEDRAHYENKHLLAGGAMPHFKMDDECNTMKAVIGGDEVGDDDNDDDKCCGSDGSDAEEIHGRVRTADLEEKSSAVYFVGVCAEVLMSSLGTQRIDACWAALADLDVHFHSNIRCSTLLALAKLTQAVHGSECVIKDTALDTLAPAARERLNTLVNETLLPCIRGEGEEDKEVVAAACDAFELLFKFFGPQLFLADTSEFLQIVTRLLQQRMPYQREDEDDDASDSSDGEATGAAGSDGDQLLLGEDHDGVLMDAVCEMVEAFAKAYGPGFRMLAEVILPLLLPYASLDRPSEDVVMATGSIASILESLGPEAAPFVDHAVTLALELISSTDESTARANCAYMIRVLVESCSGRFNTEAAATPLLQALWLVVGGCEEIPAAVDNAISAICSMVRCLSPGVVPLATVVPSILGGLPMRVDRSENANAIRTLVHILDEQREFVVTQCWVEMAQCIAKVLASPTVEEKQKHLLVNEGIKKMLQSHGQKWRETCPQFLSAELLSSLERYGCC